GTTTAATATCTTTTTAAAATAGAGGAGAGAACACCCTCTTGGCTTATAGTGTTAGTTATTGATAATGCCAAATAAATTGTCTTACATAGAAAGGAAAAAACTTGAGGTCATACACATAGGACAAGCCTCGTGACAGTATCTCCAAATCGAACACCAAACTACAATGACATATTAGAAGGAACCACTATTCATGCACCGATGTTGGCAAGTCCAACCAGATATTAGACAAGTCTAATATATTATTATGAGTTAATAAATACATTCAGTGGATGGTCTAGCTTATATGTAAATACTCCGAAACTGTAGACATCATTTTTTTCGGTGAGTAGGCCTTCTTGTAGATATACTGGATCCATGTAATTCACGTCGCCGATAATTGACGTAGTGTGTTGTTTGTTCGTTGCAAGCAACCTAGATATGCCAAAGTCTAAAATTTTGGGTGCAAAGTTCTCATCCAAGAGTATATTTGCTGGTTTGACATCACCGTGTAGAATTCTAGTGTTTGCTTGTGAGTGCATATAAGCTAGACCATCCGCTGAATGTGCAGCAATTCTTAAACGTGCATCCAAGTTGAGAGCCACCTTGTTATTGTTGTTGTGAAGAATGTTATGGAGGCTACCTTGGGAGATAAACTCATAGACCAGGAGGGGGGCTTCAACTTCAGGGCAACAACCAATGAGCCTAACAATGTTCTTGTGGATGAGTTGAGATTGGATGATGACTTCATTTGCAAATTGTTCATTCTCTCGCACGGTACCATTAATCGGCTTCTTTATTGCAACTAGTTTATTTTCAAGAAGGCCCTTGTAAACTTCACCAAAGGAACCATTCGCAATTAAGTTGTTTCTCTTTAGAAATGACTTGAGGTCCTCATATTTGTAAATTTCAATGCTTGTTGCCTTCTCTAATGTAGGGCCGCCATTCTTTTTGAAGAATTCTGCCATCTTCCTTTTCTCTTTGTGAAGAATAACAAGAAACGTTATAATCACCATGATAAGAATGCCAACAATTGTACCTAGATGGAGATAAAACAAGCTTACTTTATATCATTAAAATCGTAGTTACTATTCTAGCAGAAATATTTCGTATAAAAAGTTAATAGTTTATTTTGCTCATGTACTCGGAATCTAAAACAAATTACCACTAGAATTACAAGAAGAAAAAGGAATCTAAATCCTTAGAACAACTTCAAGGAAATTGAGCTTTTAAAAGACAAGAAAATCATGTAGGTCGTAGATTACAGCCAGGCCATTTATAGAAATTAAGCAGTATATACAACTGAATGATTGAAATCCTTTGAAGCAATCATATGTCTTGCATCCATGAAGAGATGTACAAGCAGTTGGTTTGTCATACATGTGTTTATAGATTTTACTCGAACAGATCTCACCCAGCGTGCTGTGTACTAATGTTCATTGCACTATGAGCTATCAACAAAAACACCCACAATGGGCTGTAGTAGAGTACTTACCGACTACCACCTTAGCTGCTAGAGGGAAATGATCTATGCAAGTTCCCGCTTTGGCGTCGGCTTTCCATCTAAATTTGCATGGACAGTCATAGCCTCCCAGCCTGTTTCTGCAGACCCCGCCATTTGTGCCGCGATACAATTGGGGGAGCTTGCATTCATCAATGTCTGAAGAATTAACACTTGGGGATTTTAACGAATTGGTAATGGCAGTTTCTCCAATACGTTTTCAACTACCATTTCATCTAGTTTAAAGCAAGCATTGGAACACAGAATAAAAGCAAAGCATTTGAATACCTTGAAAGTATGGATTAGTGCACATCTATGATTCTAACAGTTTGAGAACCAGATCCACTAGATAATCACATGTTCCCAAGAAAAGGAGAATTGGTTGAGCCCAACTTTCACTTTATTTCTTTGctgtttcttttcttgttgtaAATAGTGTATCTTGTTGACTTATTAATGGGAAAATagcgtagaacaattgttctacggtttgCAGTTGAAAAAAAATTTAAAGGAAGTGCATCATATTTTTGCGAGGTGACAATTATATTTTTACCAAATTTAAGGTCCTTCCACTAAGTTAATCTTGCTTGCTAATGAAATTAATCTTTTTTGGTATACTACCTCTGTACTGAAACACTTGTAGTTAGGGGAACTTGTATTAGTTTCCCCAACCACAAGTATTTCGGAGGGAAAATGATGGAACATGCATGTGGATAAGGATTAAGGATTACCATGTGGATAAGGATTGCAGGCTCTGGTTTACGTACCTTTGCATCCGTGCTCCGGATCTTGCAGGTAAGGATTACCATGGAAGCCTTTGGAGCAGTTGCAGATGTAGCCTGGTCCATTGAGCGAGTTGAAGCACTCGCTGTTGTCGCTGACACACGCGTATGACCCAGGTTTCTTACGGGCTACGTCGCATGTCTCATTCCCGATAGACCAATCCATGACGAACGGCGCCTGGCTGCCGTAGTTATTCATGAACACCGGCCAGGTCACATAGGTGGTCGAGAAGGTGAAGTTGGACGAGTCCATGAGCACCGCGTAGCTGCAGCGGCTGACGTTGTGGATCTCCGTCGTGTTAAAGGCAGAGTCAAACTCCACGTGGTAGTACTGCAGCCCCCCGGGGATGGCGGTCTGGCAGCACCCTATCCCGGAGCAGGAGCCGTTGCTCAGGGTCGACCTCACATCGTCTCCCCGGCACATGGCCACGCACCCGCTCATGTACTTGCCGCCGTAATCGCCATCATCGCCGTGGTTGCTGTCATCGCCGTTGATGTATGCCAGCGTTTCGCAACCGATGAccgtgaacttgttggtggtgtcAGAGAACCTCAAGGGTGTGCCCACAAAGTTCAGCCACCACTCGTCGCGGTCCATCTCCCGAGTGATGGTGTTGTAGCAATAATAGGAGATATCATTCAGCATCCGAGCCTGACCTTGCTGCAGCGAGACGccgacgacctccacgtcgccatAAAATGGCCTGTGGCGCCCACCATCAATGCCGGTCTCGTTGCAGGTCAGGCCGAAGCCGTTCATGGTGCAGtggccgtcgtcgtcgtcgggtGAATGGACGATGCCGAATGGGTAAGGGATGTCTATGCTGCCGCATTTTCTTTGGCACTTGCTGCTAGGTTGTGGCGTTGCGGCAAGCACTGCGCCGAGCCATAATAGTACCACAGGTACAGCAGCTAATCTGTGGAACATCATGGATGGTGTTGGGCACGGGAGGCGTGGTCTGGGTTGGGAACGGGAGGCGTGGTCTGGATTGCTTTATAATCATTCCAACCACGCCAGAACGTTCGGGTGTATGCTCATGATAACTACTCCCTCATTAAACAAAattataagagcatttagatcactatctTAGTTATGTAAATGGTGatctaaacagagggagtagttctgTATCCCCTTGATGCTTCACTATTAGTTTAATATCTTTTTAAAATAGAGGAGAGAACACCCTCTTGGCTTATAGTGTTAGTTATTGATAATGCCAAATAAATTGTCTTACATAGAAAGGAAAAAACTTGAGGTCATACACATAGGACAAGCCTCGTGACAGTATCTCCAAATCGAACACCAAACTACAATGACATATTAGAAGGAACCACTATTCATGCACCGATGTTGGCAAGTCCATCCAGATCCGAAAGGGATCAAGATCGGACACCATAGCCGCCGACATGATCTCTTCGTCGCCGCCGCCAGCACAACAACCCTGGTCGCCACCGGCCTGCGCCACCACCCTTGAATCGGCCAGAGTAGGTCGCCGCCACCCAGATCTGATCGCCGGCCAAGGAAGATTGTTGCCGCCGCCGCTGTGGCCCGCAGGCTTAGCCTGCGATgccctcggcggcggcggaggaggagagggaTGCCTggcgggaggagagggaggcccgACGGGGAGGCCCCGGTGCCGCGCGGCGCCGCCGCACGGGGGGAGGAGGTCACGGCCAGTTGGAACTAATTGTTTCTCTAAAAATGGGAGAGATTTTTacttcccggcctctgcaccaaccagGGATGAATACGGcatttagtatgagtaccaagataaacatggtcctcaaaatcttttaaatgagtatcaagatatttcttgATGAGAGGTTTCACCACACACCAAAccttgatcctcaataaatgggGGAAAACCCCTATGCATCATCTGTCAATTCTAGGAATTAAACTCGGGTCGCtaggctgcacaaccgcatgcccaaccactgagccaaggctctctttACTAAATAAGATATCATATATTTCAGTTAGGAGTTTGACTAGAGGTTACGTTAAATAAACGCTCAAATGGTTAAGCCGGCTAAGAGCTACTGTCTGGTTGCCTTTAGTTTTACTTTCTTATTTCATCTCAAGCGGACATTCTGGCGGTTTCTACCAacagttttgctaagtctcagtcgactgagacttcgttatgtctcagtTGACGCTATATTCCTTTGATCTTGCATGAAGATTCGTAAaaaaaaaaaaatcagtttttcttcttcttacatgctatatcacttgactgagacttgatGACTGAGACCTAGACACACCTTTCTGGCGATGGTGGCTGCAAAAGTAAATGACAGCGCAGCAAGGGGTGGGTGGGGAAGTGGTGCTTCATGGGATGTGAATATATTATACAACGATAGTACTCCGAACGATGTACTGAATATACTTTTTTTGCTATGTTGTATCTCCTAGAAATGGAGGTTGATGCAGTACAACATGACAAATGAATGAGAACGCATGATTGAGGTGGATTATTCTTTTAGTGATAAAGAACGTACCAGTGGACAACAAGGCATGACTCCTATGTTACGCATGCAGGTGATGGCATGCTTACGTGTATTCAGTAAATGACATTTTCATTCAACCAATATGTCAGAGGTGATACAACCCTAGTGAGCAAATATTCAGCCTCTGCATAATGCGATGCACACATCCAACAAAACCAAGAAGAAAACATTGTTTTACATCAAAATTAAGGAAGTCCGGCTTAAGATGCAATGGTCCCAATCCAAGTTTTACCTGGCCATCAATGATGGGACAAATACTTATTGGTTGATCCTCTAGGTGGGTAGATGCTATTTAAAAATGTCTCTTTCCTTGGCCTCTGCAGGATCGACCAATTACAGAGTGATCATGTAATGCATGAATAATACTAATAGGATATGAAacacatttgttttcttaaaaACAACATAAATCTTGGTAAGCTATAGAGCATACCATAATATTGTCGTCCCCACAAGAATATGTGCAAAGAGTTATTTGTCCATAGCTCGCAACCAATTACCGAACATATTACATGCACTATGTGGGGTAATGCTTTGAAGCTACTTGAACCATGGTCTACTCCCAAGGAGAAAGATTACACTCAAAATACGTGTTCAATAGGTTTGTCATTTTGGCTTGCTTATTTTGCAAATTGCGGCGCACCGGGTTATCTCTAGTAAAGATCACACATCGGTTTATGTAACCAAAGGAATACGTCACTCGATGAGGTAGTTTGAACTTCCAATTGTTTTTATTGTCAACAGGAACATCACTATGGGAAAGCTCCACATATCAAGACTTGACAGAAAATCTGCCATTCACATGCAAGTTCCATCGAAACTCATTCGGTTTGTTTGACAGTTGAATGAGCTCCAGACGTGTGAGCAATTCATTGCATGACACAGGTGATGCCATAATAAGTCTCTATGAAAAGAAATATCAAGGTTTGCTTACGTATATGCATCTCTAATAAATGCAAATAGGAGAAACTCGCATACCAATTGCCCAAAAAACTGAACGAAGACAAGTCGGCATATGCACTATGACACCATACAGAATACCAAGACTTGGTATGGTATTCTGCAGTTTTTCTTGTGTGACAATATGCTATTCTACAGAGTCTAACTCAAATAAACAACTTGGATGGGCAAAAGAATCTAGTACGACTTGTCGAACAAAAAATAACAACTTGCATCTGTTGCATAAAAAATAACACAAGATGAGTCAGCTGTCACCGCGTATTATTGGCTCCATTATTGGCATCTAGGAAGGAGTGACGGCATGTGGCACATACATATATACCTAGTATTGCCTAGTTAATGATACTACATGTTTTACGCGTGATGGTTATGGATATTGTCTGTGATAGGCTGCCTGTTCTTGACATGATTTTTATAAGGAGCACGAGGAAATATGGATCTGTCTCAACCAATGGAGATGGGAAGGGCATCCAAGACTTATCGACATACAATTAGTGCACAAGTTTTATATCTCCAAGGTTACACATGAACATCCATAACCCAACTTGGAATCACCATCGGAATCGTTTGTCTGGCTACACATCCATATCCCAACTGAGTAGAATCGTGAAGGCAGCACACATTTTAGAACCCTATATACATGTACGTGAAGTTAAATATATGCACCAGTTATTCGCCAGTTCCGCCCCATCACAGTGCTTAATGTGATTTTTAGGATCCTGGCGAAGGGGttcgccaatagggtgaccctcctTGCGGACACTATCACCCACCCGTACCAATCCGCCTTCATTCGAGGCCGATTTATCCTTGATGGGGTGTTGGTGTTCCACGAAGTGCTCCACGAGGTCCGTCTGAAGCGCCATAGGGCGGTCTTCCTTAagttggacttccacaaagcctaTGACACGGTGCACTGGCCGTTCCTGAGGGAAGTCTTGCTTCGCAAGGGCTTTTACGATCGTTGGGTGACCCGCGTCATGCAGCTCGTCTCCTGTGGTCGGACGGCAGTAAACATCAATGGCGACATCGGGCCCTTCTTCCCTACCCTCTGTggggtccggcagggggaccccTTCTCGCCGTTCTTGTTCAACATGGTGGTGGATGCCCTGGCTGCCATCCTAGATAAGGCCAAGGCTGCGGGACATATTAGAGGTTTGGTCCCGCACCTtgttggagggggaggggtctcccttCTCCAATATGATGACGACACCATTGTTATGGTCGAGGGATCTGCCCTTGAGATTTCCAACCTGAAGTTCCTCCTTCTGTGCTTCCAGCAAATGTCGGGCCTTACCatcaacttcgacaagagcgaAGTGATGGTGCTCGGTTACCCCGCTGAGGAAGCTCAGTCCATTGCCGATCGGCTTAACTGTCGGCTGAGTTCTTTCCCCACGACTtatctggggatccccattagtgactCGCGCCTCACCGTGGCGGACCTCCGCCCCACGGTGACCCGTATGCAGCATCGCGTGGAGCCCTGGAAAGGGCGTTGGCTGTCGAAGGCGGCCCGCGTGATTCTTATCAACTCCTCGCTGGCCAGCCTCCTgtggttcctcatgagcttctacagccttcaTGAGACGCTCCATCAGGAGATCGCCAAATACCAGTCCAGATTCTTCTGGGCAGGGGAGGAGGGCAAGCAGAAATATCACATGGTCAGCTAGCCAGATATTTGCAAACCCAAAGACCAGGGCGGTCTTGGGATCCTGTCCTCTCGGCGCATGAACATCGCCCTCCTGACCCGCTGGCTATGGCGCATTGCCAATGGCGAGGGAGGCCTCTGGCTAACTATCATCCAGAACAAATACCTACGTGGACAGCCCCTGGCGTTCTGCCAACGCTCGGGCGGTTCCCAGTTTTGGCAGGCTGTCGTCCAACTGCTACCGGTTCTGCGTATAGGCACTTTCATCTCTGTGGGCTCTGGCGCCTCGACCTTTTTCGGGCTGGATAGATGGCTTGGGGACTCCCCTCTAGCCGCCCGGTTCCCCATCCTCTTCGATATTGTAGTTGACCCTCGGGTCTCTGTCGaggcggcccttattgacttagggcgcctcgcgttCCGCCGCCCTTTTGGACCTGCCGAGGTGGCTGCCTGGGATGATCTCCTCCAGGACATCGCCCTGCTGCCTATGGACGGGGCAGACGCTCCGGATGCCATCTCCTGGCGCCTAGATCCCTCCGGCCGcttctccaccaaatccctctaCGCGGCCATTGCCCCCTCGTCAGCTCCAGAGCCCTTCGGCCTTATCTGGGACATTCGCCTCCCACTTAAGATTCGGATCTTTCTGTTGCAGTGGATCCGCGGCCGCCTCCCGACCGGCGTGGAGGTCCTCAAGCGCCATGGTCCTGGTGATGGAATGTGCCCCTTGTGTGCCACGGTTGAGGATGCTaatcacatcttcttctcgtgCTGCACGGCACAGTTCCTTTGGTCTTGTTTCCGCGAAACGGTTGGCGGACAGTGGTGCAATACCAACTTCCCTGACTTGCTTGCCGAAATTCAGGCCTCCCCCCCTCGCTACAGACATATTAGATGGCTGTGCGTCGAGGTGCTGGCCTGGACCTTGTGGACGGTTCGCAATAGGCTTGTCATTCAGAAAGTGCCCCTTCGACGTGCGACTGACTCCATCTTTAAAatgtgtggttacttgcagctctggcggccgcttagccgccccccggACCGGGACGCCATCGACAGACTCCTCACCGACCTCCGTTCGTTGGCCTTCCGCCTGGCACCTCCGCTCCCGCCGCCACCCCCGGAGCCCGACTAGTGGATGATTCACTTCTGGCGCGTGTGCCTTTTTGGTTGTGTgtgttgggcttgttgagctgtgccctcagcagtacCCCTTGTTGCTTTCTTGTGCTTGGACTTTGGGTGCGTGTGGACCTTGTGTTTGTGTGAACTTTGTGGTTGTGGCTTTGGCattggctttatctataaagcggggcgcgAGCCTTTTTCGGAAAAAAAAATATATGCACACGACTGTTCTGAAGCTACTCCGTTTAGCTGGAATGATAATAGCAAttataaaatataaaaattcaACAAAGTTTCTTTTTCCTGCGGGTATGCAAATTTTAAACTGCATGAAGAAAAATGCAAACACAACTTAGCTTACCGGATCGAGAAGAAAAGAACTTTTGTTGagacaagaaaagaaaagaactatTTTTAGGGGTAAGGACATCTCCAACACCAAGCCAAAACAGACACGTCATTTGTCCGTGAATTGGTTGGGGCCAGTCCACAGACACGGATGCGGGAGCCGGCCATCTAAAGATATCCGCATACATTTCAAATCTCATCTCAACGCACCGGACGAAATTCATACAAACCTGCTGATTTTCATATAAACCAAAAGAAAGAATTTTCATTTTGGACATATTTCGTGCAAAACAAATGATTTTCATATAAACTAGAGCACATTAATTATATTCAGACTTTTTTTAACTAAACCATACTCTAACCTACTCTAAATGACCGCTGGTGCCATACTCACCATGTCTGGCCGGCAATGAGCCCAATAAACTAAAGCCCCAGCTCCGCCTGTGTAGCCTGTGAGCCCGCCAAGCTTAGCTTATGTGGGAGGGGTAGAGTGGTGGCCTTCCTCGGATCCAAGTGTCGGTGCCCTCCCATGCTATACTCTACCTCGCTGCCGATGGCCCCGGGAGACATGTCGGCATCGTTGTCGTGGTGCCATGCCGCGGCCGTCACAGAGCCACCAACCTCCTCATTCTCGTTGTCGTCAAGCCTGTAAACTTCATTTGCCGCCTCATTGATTTCCTTCAAGGCGGCTTCTAATTTTGCCTGATGCAGGCGGTAGGACCATCGATCGCGGTGGATTTTACGGGCGGAGTGGTTGGAGTCGAGCAGCACCTCCCCCTCGTCCAACACTGTGTCGCCGTAGTGAGAACGTGCCTAGCCCTCGGTGTGTTCATCATGGGACGACGAGGATGGTCGCGCAGGCGCGTCATCGGCCGCCTCTATTATTGGTGCTCCCCCGGCATCGCCCTCTAGTGGGCCGCCCGTCTGAAGGGGGCttatttccttcctctttctcctaATTGAACCTTCATTAAGCATTGCTTTTGTGGCATGGATAACCTCCGTAGCACTCTAATTTTTTATTGAAGAGAAGATCATTTGTACTTTCCATATATTTGATAGAATTGTGAAAATAGTGTCTACCTTTAGTTCTAAGTGATATGTGGTCAAGATCTTTTGAGTGACATTGGCAAGATATAGATTAGAATTTAGCATGTGAATTTGGAACCAAAGGTGAATCAAATTGGTCTAGAAAAACTACATTCAAAGAAAATGTGCAAATCTTATTCTACTTGACCAGACCTACAACAATCTTTCTAGATATGTTTGGAGTACCTGGAAGATCTTAATCATGTAGCTACAACCCGCCTAATTAGCTTCCAAGCAAAAAAAAATGACCGTGGGATCATGGTTTTGCTTTTTCAAACCTTGTTCGGGATAGCAACTCCTTGATCCAAAAAATAGCTTCTCTTCTCAAAGAGCAATCTTGAATTTCCTGCACAAGAGTTTTGTATGCACTTTTTGTTGTACAATCTGCATTAGGAGTGTGAGTGCTACACATGGTATATTCTAGATTGGCATTGATAACAGGACTATTCAATATATTATTCTTAATGGAATCATCAAAGTAGGCACTACTTTTCTTCATCCCAAACTTTGTTGTAGGGCTTCCAAAGGTGACTATTAATATTGGGCCCCTCCAAATTAGTTTGGAGATGATCATGAATATTCTCCCAATCCTTGCACCAAGGACTTGTCGAAATGCAAGAGTTCCCATTAGAATTTGAAATTTACAAACCTTCAGTATGAAAGGCAGAGTCTTAATAACAGAAGCCCAAAAGGTGGATTTCGGAGCATAATAGTTGTGTCTCCAAATAGAGGAGTTACGCAAATATTTATCTCCCTCCTGGTATACACTGTAGTACATCCCTCCTGGTGTGTACTCGGAATTGCTCCAGTTGATCGACGTCCATCACATGACCTCACCGCCATGAGTCACTCTCATCGCCACTTTGCTTTTCTTTTCTAGGATAAAAGGCCTCCGCCACCTCAGACAGCATACCTCATGTCGAAAAGAACAGTTTTTCCAAGACTAAACAAAATGTAAGTAGGCAGGTGGCTGCATTATTGCCTACTAATAGTTTGAGCACAACTTGTCgcgtaaaaacatggaaaaaattgtTGCGTAAAATTAAACATCCAACAACTTGTCCAACTCTGACTGATCTATGGGTGAAGAGCCTTGCTACCGCTACTGCTAGTGGTCCAACTAATAAACTCAATCTCTAAGTGCCATTCACTAGTTGACCATTTGTCCTACAAGTGTCTGCCACTACCAATGTTGATCCGTGTTTGGTATCGTGTGACTCAATCTCCATATTAACAAATCCAGTTTGAATGAAATCAACCATTAAGGCGACAATATTGCTTTCACAACCACGGGTCTCAGGCCGGTGTGTCTTTCAGATAGTTAATCATATGCACATTACTACTTGCCAAAGAAGGAAAACCAAAACTTACTTGTGTCCACAGTGGTGACATCATCCCTGGTCATGTATAGTCAATTTGTTTTCTACCTTCGACCACTAATTAGGGAAACACGATTCAAATAATTACCACATACAAATTAAAATAGCTCCAATTAAAATTGTACAGTTAAATTTCTGGTCAATAGATTTGAACAGGATCGAACCACGTGCTCACCAGAGAGAATACTTCCCATTGACTAGTCTGGGAACAGATGAACCTATATTAGACAAGGCACGTGGATAGGCTTGAAATTGGATACACTTGATCCTAACCACGGAAAGGTTTTGAGTTTCGaaatactaacgcccacacgtgtgggcgtttgcacctTGCCCACGCGCATGGATTAACATCCTTTTctgtttgcacgaatcttgacatgtTTTGTCAGATTTTTTATGCCATGTAGGATTggactggtgtgtgggcattcatccggtcgctCACACGTCCATTTCATCATCCGGAGGGGCTGGTGTATTGGCGTTTAGCAGTTTGCCCACACGCCAATTTTCACGCACGCAGAGGGGCTTGTGTGTGGGCGTTTATCAGTTCACCCACACGCCTGTCTCCTCTTCCACACCCAAagctgtcagttgccatgtgttttgcggggtacatgacaactgccctagtgtgcttgtaaccAGATGGAAACTCtctctttacccgaacatgttattttgccatgtgtttttgtagtgctacatagcaactgcctagtgttagtaggtggcaactctctctttacccgaacatgttattttgccatgtctttttgtagtgctacatagcaactgcctagtgttagtaggtggcaactctcTCTTGACCCGAACATGTtattttgccatgtctttttgtagtgctacatagCGACTGCCTAATGTTAGTAGGTGGGAACTCCTAAACATACCACcgtcgcccacacgcccgtctcctcacTCACACCCAAagctgtcagttgccatgtgttttgcagggtacatggcaactgccctagtgtgcttgtaagcagatgacaactctctctTTACGCAAACATGCTATTTTGCCATGTCTTTTCGTactgctacatggcaactgtctagtgttaaTACGTGGTAACTCCTAaaattttcaaatcatggcaattgTAGTAGACCAAACCATCCATGGCAACAGATGCAGTTGTTCAAAAATGGCATCTGGCACTTAACCTGAGATGGCAagtgcagttgagcaaccatggcaactgcagttgtccaaaTTTTTTTTCTCTCGATAATGGCCCTCGGGCTCTATTATAATACACGCGACGTCAACGTATTGCATTGGATCTGGACCGTCGTATCCGCTCTGACGGGCGGTCCATATTGACTGGATGCACTGTAAAAGCACTCTTTCTATTAATTAAAAATGGCATGTCTAGATAGGAAGGTGCACTCAAGGAGGCCAAAAGGCCAATATTTTCTATCTTCAACAACTAATTAAGAAAACACAATTCAAATATTTACCACATAGTAGTACAATTTAAAATAACTCCAATTGAATTTGTTCAGTTATATTTCTGGTCAAGAGATTTGAACTGGATGGAACCACGTGCTCACAGGAGAGAATATTTCCCATTGACTAGTCTTGGAACAGATGAACCTATCTTGATTGGATTGGCTAGGACCAACTGCAACTTGTTGGTATTATATTCTAAATAATCTGTCAAAGCATCGCAGATTTTTTTTAAAGGACATGATTGCTCAAAAATTAATTGcgatgtggaaaacaacatacaacatACCTAACGTTGAAAACAACAGGTTTTCCCAGACTCAAAAAATGTAAGTAGGCAGGTGGCTGCATTATTGCCTACTAATGGTTTGAGCACAACTTGTCgcgtaaaaacatggaaaaaattgtCGCGCCAAATTAGACA
Above is a window of Triticum aestivum cultivar Chinese Spring chromosome 6B, IWGSC CS RefSeq v2.1, whole genome shotgun sequence DNA encoding:
- the LOC123135303 gene encoding wall-associated receptor kinase 2-like, translated to MMFHRLAAVPVVLLWLGAVLAATPQPSSKCQRKCGSIDIPYPFGIVHSPDDDDGHCTMNGFGLTCNETGIDGGRHRPFYGDVEVVGVSLQQGQARMLNDISYYCYNTITREMDRDEWWLNFVGTPLRFSDTTNKFTVIGCETLAYINGDDSNHGDDGDYGGKYMSGCVAMCRGDDVRSTLSNGSCSGIGCCQTAIPGGLQYYHVEFDSAFNTTEIHNVSRCSYAVLMDSSNFTFSTTYVTWPVFMNNYGSQAPFVMDWSIGNETCDVARKKPGSYACVSDNSECFNSLNGPGYICNCSKGFHGNPYLQDPEHGCKDIDECKLPQLYRGTNGGVCRNRLGGYDCPCKFRWKADAKAGTCIDHFPLAAKVVVGTIVGILIMVIITFLVILHKEKRKMAEFFKKNGGPTLEKATSIEIYKYEDLKSFLKRNNLIANGSFGEVYKGLLENKLVAIKKPINGTVRENEQFANEVIIQSQLIHKNIVRLIGCCPEVEAPLLVYEFISQGSLHNILHNNNNKVALNLDARLRIAAHSADGLAYMHSQANTRILHGDVKPANILLDENFAPKILDFGISRLLATNKQHTTSIIGDVNYMDPVYLQEGLLTEKNDVYSFGVFTYKLDHPLNVFINS